In one Lolium rigidum isolate FL_2022 chromosome 3, APGP_CSIRO_Lrig_0.1, whole genome shotgun sequence genomic region, the following are encoded:
- the LOC124696755 gene encoding probable protein phosphatase 2C 74, translating into MLLYTVQFLCSVVAAFTRLVRALHKAMATVLCSPPVSVPAASTASSPLSMRRTTKVHPIVSITVGDASKEQQLFAPAVDAFAPCNGSGGVVEQIESTKKAARRRPSMLVIPVVPEAGETPAGWGVVVAEKEAEVEVEGEGFCLASRRGARHANEDAYCAITHKVRADSQLAFYGVYDGHGGRAAVDLVSERLGNNVVAAVLATTEVQEGAAEAASSSVDATVAAIRAAYLSTDNEFLGQGLRGGSCAATALVKDGNLYVANLGDCRAVMSRDGTATALTSDHTAARGDERVRIESSGGYVSCGSNGVWRVQDCLAVSRAFGDASLKRWVISEPEIRRHTLTAGCEFLVLASDGLWNKVSNQEAVDAVSRSSNYGRTSAGCCKELVDMARSRGSRDDITVMVVDLKRFT; encoded by the exons ATGCTATTGTACACCGTGCAGTTTCTTTGCTCCGTCGTCGCTGCTTTTACCCGGCTCGTGCGCGCCCTCCACAAGGCCATGGCCACCGTCCTCTGCTCCCCGCCGGTCTCCGTGCCCGCTGCATCTACCGCCTCTTCTCCACTTTCCATGAGAAGGACAACGAAGGTGCACCCAATCGTCAGCATCACCGTAGGAGATGCAAGCAAGGAGCAGCAGCTGTTTGCACCCGCGGTGGATGCTTTTGCGCCGTGCAATGGTAGTGGAGGGGTCGTGGAGCAGATTGAGTCGACGAagaaggcggcgaggaggaggccgtcgatGCTTGTCATACCAGTGGTTCCTGAGGCCGGCGAGACGCCGGCTGGCTGGGGGGTGGTAGTGGCCGAGAAGGAGGccgaggtggaggtggaagggGAGGGGTTTTGCTTGGCGAGCAGAAGAGGTGCGAGGCATGCAAATGAGGATGCGTATTGTGCGATCACTCACAAAGTTAGAGCAGATTCCCAGCTG GCATTCTACGGTGTGTACGATGGGCATGGCGGCCGTGCGGCCGTGGACTTGGTCTCCGAGCGGCTGGGCAATAACGTCGTGGCCGCTGTACTGGCCACGACGGAGGTGCAGGAAGGTGCAGCagaggcggcgtcgtcgtcggtaGACGCCACGGTGGCCGCGATCAGAGCCGCCTACTTGTCCACCGACAACGAGTTCCTTGGCCAG GGCCTAAGAGGTGGTTCATGTGCCGCAACAGCGCTGGTGAAGGACGGCAACCTCTATGTGGCGAACCTCGGCGACTGCCGTGCCGTCATGAGCCGCGACGGCACGGCGACCGCCCTGACCTCGGACCACACCGCCGCGAGGGGGGACGAGAGGGTCCGCATCGAGAGCTCG GGTGGCTACGTGAGCTGCGGTAGCAACGGCGTCTGGAGGGTGCAGGACTGCCTTGCCGTGTCGCGGGCGTTCGGCGATGCCAGCCTCAAGCGGTGGGTGATCTCCGAGCCGGAGATCAGGAGacataccctcaccgccggctGCGAGTTCCTCGTCCTCGCCTCCGACGGCCTATGGAACAAGGTGTCCAACCAGGAGGCGGTGGACGCCGTCTCGAGAAGCAGCAACTACGGTCGCACCTCCGCGGGCTGCTGCAAGGAGCTCGTGGACATGGCGCGGAGTAGAGGGAGCAGGGATGACATCACCGTCATGGTGGTCGACCTCAAGAGGTTCACGTAG